One Miscanthus floridulus cultivar M001 unplaced genomic scaffold, ASM1932011v1 os_1183_6, whole genome shotgun sequence genomic region harbors:
- the LOC136533782 gene encoding uncharacterized protein codes for MAPSPPRARRRLPAAHLLFALLLAMSAVLPRGAGAVELGLKLPFSPGDVLPVLPRQVAWPVMNTLHSAVDLLPSFVAAVAPGAPAPAAWSGACFAENEAAIELTRGDRNGTDVGGAVLRLKTASAHSWTCMDLYVFATPYRITWDYYFAARDHTLEIKSWEEEAELEYVKEHGISVFLMPSGMLGTLLSLIDVLPLFSNTAWGQHSNLAFLEKHMGASFEKRSQPWVANIRKEDIQSGDFLALSKIRGRWGGFETLEKWVTGAFAGHTSVCLKDKK; via the exons ATGGCGCCGTCCCCGCCGCGGGCGCGGAGGCGCCTCCCTGCTGCGCACCTCCTCTTCGCCCTCCTTCTCGCGATGTCCGCCGTGCTACCGCGGGGCGCCGGGGCGGTGGAACTGGGGTTGAAGCTGCCCTTCAGCCCGGGGGACGTGCTCCCTGTCCTGCCGCGGCAGGTGGCGTGGCCCGTCATGAACACGCTCCACAGCGCCGTCGACCTACTGCCGTCCTTCGTCGCCGCCGTGGCGCCcggggcgccggcgccggcggcctgGAGCGGTGCGTGCTTCGCGGAGAACGAGGCTGCTATCGAGCTCACGCGCGGGGACCGCAACGGGACCGACGTCGGCGGCGCCGTCCTGCGCCTCAAG ACTGCTTCAGCTCATAGTTGGACATGCATGGATCTCTATGTTTTTGCAACACCATATAGGATAACATGGGACTATTATTTTGCTGCTCGGGATCACACTTTGGAGATTAAATCATGGGAGGAAGAAGCGGAATTGGAATAT gtgaAGGAGCATGGCATTTCTGTTTTTCTCATGCCATCTGGAATGCTTGGAACTTTGCTATCTTTGATTGATGTCCTGCCTTTGTTTTCAAACACTGCCTGGGGCCAACATTCCAACTTAGCCTTTTTAGAGAAGCATATGGGAGCCTCATTTGAGAAACGTTCCCAACCTTGGGTTGCTAATATTAGAAAGGAGGATATACAATCTGGCGACTTTTTGGCCCTATCAAAGATTCGAGGACGATGGGGCGGGTTTGAGACATTAGAGAAATGGGTGACTGGTGCATTTGCTGGGCATACCTCGGTTTGCTTAAAAGACAAGAAG
- the LOC136533784 gene encoding protein ELF4-LIKE 3-like: protein MEEDGGSGSGSGSGSREPFVAGAGAGTGAGSNRGVGAGTSAGGGAKLPQVLQKSFGEVQGILEHNRVLIQEISQNQETRDADGLTRNVALIRELNTNIARVVDLYGDMSGSFARAVAAKKAAGGDKGGPKRPRSAGAGGQQQ from the coding sequence ATGGAGGAGGACGGCGGctccggcagcggcagcggcagcggaagCAGGGAGCCGTTCGTGGCTGGGGCGGGAGCGGGGACTGGCGCCGGCAGCAACCGCGGCGTGGGAGCAGGGACcagcgcgggcggcggcgcgaAGCTGCCGCAGGTGCTGCAGAAGAGCTTCGGCGAGGTGCAGGGGATCCTGGAGCACAACCGCGTGCTGATCCAGGAGATCAGCCAGAACCAGGAGACCCGCGACGCGGACGGCCTCACCCGCAACGTGGCGCTCATCCGGGAGCTCAACACCAACATCGCCCGCGTCGTGGACCTCTACGGCGACATGTCGGGGTCCTTcgcccgcgccgtcgccgccaAGAAAGCAGCCGGAGGCGACAAGGGGGGCCCCAAGAGGCCCCGCTCCGCCGGCGCCGGggggcagcagcagtag